From Desulfuromonas soudanensis, the proteins below share one genomic window:
- the cysZ gene encoding sulfate transporter CysZ: MNLPSDNPLAAFSRGFFSPFRSLGFLRKHPALLRFVVIPFLINLVIFSGVVYLGMAFFNDTVVRMIPGGEAWYWAILTYLVWFLAVLVTSVLVFFVFTLVGNLIASPFNEILSERVEEIVAGQSHEGAFSLRLFFAEARRAVALEFKKIAVFLAGMALLLTLNLIPGLGQILYAVASFLFTLFFLVVEYLGFVLGRKGWSFKEQRRYIFARKGLMLGFGSGVFCLLFIPFVQLLCIPLAVIAATILWCEK, from the coding sequence ATGAATCTCCCCAGCGACAATCCTCTGGCCGCCTTCTCCCGGGGCTTCTTCTCTCCCTTTCGCAGCCTCGGGTTTCTGCGTAAGCATCCGGCGCTCCTTCGTTTCGTCGTTATTCCTTTTTTGATCAACCTGGTGATCTTCTCCGGGGTAGTCTACCTGGGAATGGCCTTTTTTAACGACACGGTGGTCAGGATGATCCCCGGAGGGGAGGCCTGGTACTGGGCGATTCTCACCTACCTGGTCTGGTTTCTTGCCGTGTTGGTGACCTCGGTTCTGGTCTTTTTTGTCTTCACCCTGGTCGGCAACCTGATCGCATCCCCTTTTAACGAGATCCTCTCCGAACGCGTCGAAGAGATCGTTGCCGGCCAAAGCCATGAGGGGGCCTTTTCCCTCAGACTCTTTTTCGCCGAGGCCAGGAGGGCCGTGGCCCTCGAATTCAAAAAAATCGCCGTGTTTCTGGCTGGGATGGCTCTGCTCCTGACCCTGAATCTGATCCCCGGCCTGGGGCAGATACTCTATGCCGTGGCTTCCTTCCTCTTTACCTTGTTTTTTCTCGTCGTCGAATATCTCGGCTTCGTTCTGGGGCGCAAAGGGTGGTCGTTCAAGGAACAGCGCCGCTACATTTTCGCCCGCAAGGGCCTGATGCTCGGATTCGGCAGCGGCGTCTTCTGTCTGTTGTTCATCCCCTTTGTTCAGCTGCTGTGTATCCCTCTGGCGGTCATCGCCGCCACCATTCTCTGGTGCGAGAAGTAA
- a CDS encoding 2-oxoacid:acceptor oxidoreductase family protein — MSERFEIRFSGAGGQGLITAGIILAEAACIIEGKHAVQSQSYGPEARGGASKSEVIISDKPIDYPKATIVDACLAMTQESADKYANGIKPGGVLLIDSDFVKNVPQGDFKVYKMPITRTAKEDLGREIVANVVALGAMIALTGAVSRESGEKAVLSKVPAAFMDLNKKAYSLGFEKIKALM, encoded by the coding sequence ATGTCTGAAAGATTTGAAATTCGATTTTCCGGCGCCGGTGGTCAGGGTCTGATCACCGCCGGAATCATTCTGGCTGAAGCGGCTTGCATTATCGAAGGAAAACACGCCGTTCAGTCCCAAAGCTACGGTCCGGAAGCCCGCGGCGGCGCTTCCAAGTCGGAGGTCATCATTTCCGACAAGCCGATCGACTATCCCAAAGCGACCATTGTCGACGCCTGTCTCGCCATGACGCAGGAATCGGCCGACAAATACGCCAACGGCATCAAGCCGGGCGGCGTTCTGCTGATCGACTCCGATTTCGTCAAGAATGTGCCCCAGGGCGATTTCAAGGTTTACAAGATGCCGATCACCCGCACCGCAAAAGAAGACCTCGGTCGTGAGATCGTGGCCAACGTGGTCGCCCTCGGCGCCATGATCGCCCTGACCGGTGCCGTTTCCCGCGAGTCCGGGGAAAAGGCCGTTCTTTCCAAGGTCCCCGCAGCCTTCATGGATCTGAACAAAAAGGCTTACAGCCTCGGATTCGAGAAGATCAAGGCTCTGATGTAA
- a CDS encoding ATP-binding protein, producing MIPRPDGQQEKLLQALIEIGQELASTIDLDELLRRILQISREVFRFENAIIRLLDRERRVLVTAAAYGYDEEASRLELPLGKGVMGKVAETGEPILVSDVTAFSAYVPGIQGARSELAVPLLARDRVIGVFNVESPHPNAFGAGDIAPLLTMAGQAAIAIENARLYDNLRSVSRRYQELHQLNSGILRSANLGIYTVDAGLRITSWNRKIEEMSGLGEKEALGCNLFELFPGLVAEGFAARIRRVLETGVAEKLSLSHRNLKGELRFQKRRLTPLKDGERTTGAVVIVEDITEFKRLLEQTVQGEKLAEVGRMSAGIAHEVNNPLSVISYAAQLLLREENLPPFQAELAERIESEVERLKTLTGSLLSFSRGGDTFKRPVDLNEVLRDVLRLVRYELERNNIDLVENYAVLPVVHADSNKLKQVFINLIMNAAHSMGGVGKLVLSTNLVAGDEVEAVVADSGPGIPEEVLPHIFEPFYSTKKEGEGTGLGLYICRNIIVEHEGRLTVESRPGEGATFRVILPIGHLH from the coding sequence ATGATCCCGAGACCCGACGGACAACAGGAAAAGCTTCTTCAGGCCTTGATCGAAATCGGTCAGGAACTGGCGTCGACGATCGATCTCGATGAGCTTCTGAGGCGAATCCTCCAGATCTCCCGCGAGGTGTTTCGCTTCGAAAACGCCATTATCCGTCTTCTCGACCGGGAGCGCCGGGTGCTGGTGACCGCAGCGGCTTACGGTTATGACGAAGAGGCAAGCCGTCTTGAGCTGCCGCTGGGGAAGGGTGTGATGGGGAAGGTTGCGGAGACGGGAGAGCCGATCCTGGTCTCGGATGTGACTGCGTTCTCCGCCTATGTCCCCGGTATTCAGGGGGCCAGAAGCGAACTCGCCGTCCCCCTTCTGGCGCGGGACAGGGTCATCGGGGTGTTCAACGTCGAAAGTCCCCATCCCAACGCCTTCGGAGCCGGGGATATCGCCCCCCTTCTGACCATGGCCGGTCAGGCCGCCATCGCCATCGAAAATGCCCGGCTCTACGACAACCTGCGGTCGGTTTCCCGGCGCTACCAGGAGCTGCACCAGCTCAACAGCGGCATCCTTCGCAGCGCCAACCTCGGTATTTACACCGTCGATGCCGGGTTGCGCATTACCTCCTGGAACCGCAAGATTGAGGAGATGAGCGGTCTCGGCGAGAAAGAGGCCCTCGGGTGCAATCTCTTCGAACTCTTCCCGGGGCTGGTCGCCGAAGGGTTCGCCGCCCGTATCCGGCGGGTTCTGGAAACGGGGGTCGCCGAAAAACTCAGTCTTTCCCACCGCAACCTCAAGGGGGAACTCCGATTTCAAAAACGGCGCCTGACTCCCCTCAAGGATGGCGAACGCACCACGGGGGCGGTGGTGATCGTCGAGGATATCACCGAATTCAAGCGGCTCCTGGAACAGACGGTCCAGGGGGAGAAGCTGGCCGAGGTCGGACGGATGTCGGCGGGGATTGCCCACGAGGTCAACAACCCCCTGTCGGTGATCTCCTATGCCGCCCAGCTCCTGCTGCGGGAGGAGAATCTTCCGCCGTTTCAGGCCGAACTGGCCGAAAGAATCGAGAGTGAAGTCGAGCGCCTCAAGACGTTGACGGGGAGTCTCCTCTCCTTTTCCCGTGGCGGGGATACCTTCAAGCGCCCGGTCGATCTCAACGAGGTGTTGCGGGATGTCCTGCGACTGGTGCGCTACGAGCTGGAACGCAACAATATCGACCTGGTGGAGAACTATGCCGTGCTCCCCGTCGTTCACGCCGATTCCAACAAGCTCAAGCAGGTTTTCATCAATCTGATCATGAATGCCGCTCATTCCATGGGGGGCGTCGGCAAGCTCGTCCTGAGCACGAATCTGGTGGCCGGCGACGAGGTCGAGGCCGTGGTGGCCGATTCCGGTCCGGGGATCCCGGAGGAGGTTCTGCCGCACATTTTCGAACCTTTCTATTCGACCAAGAAGGAAGGGGAGGGGACCGGTCTCGGGCTCTACATCTGTCGCAATATCATCGTCGAGCACGAGGGTCGCCTGACCGTGGAATCCCGTCCCGGTGAAGGGGCCACCTTTCGCGTGATCCTGCCGATCGGTCATCTGCACTGA
- a CDS encoding P-II family nitrogen regulator: protein MKKIECIIKPFKLDDVKGVLTEMGITGMTVSEVRGFGRQKGHTELYRGAEYQIDFIPKVKVELVVASDRVAEVVAAIQKEACTGRIGDGKIFVLSVDQSIRIRTGETGEDSL from the coding sequence ATGAAAAAAATCGAATGCATCATCAAACCGTTCAAACTCGACGACGTCAAGGGGGTCCTCACCGAAATGGGGATCACCGGGATGACGGTCAGCGAGGTCCGCGGCTTCGGCCGGCAAAAAGGGCACACCGAGCTCTATCGCGGCGCCGAGTACCAGATCGACTTCATTCCCAAGGTCAAGGTGGAGCTTGTGGTAGCTTCCGACCGGGTCGCCGAGGTGGTCGCCGCGATTCAGAAGGAAGCCTGCACCGGGCGTATCGGCGACGGCAAAATTTTCGTCCTCAGCGTCGACCAATCGATTCGAATCCGCACCGGTGAAACCGGCGAAGATTCCCTTTAA
- a CDS encoding 4Fe-4S binding protein, which translates to MSSAKADIEIIERYCKGCSICVEFCPTKVLEMDGFVVKVANPEACIACNQCELRCPDFAIKVHKK; encoded by the coding sequence ATGAGCAGTGCAAAAGCAGATATCGAAATCATCGAAAGGTACTGCAAGGGGTGCAGCATTTGCGTTGAATTCTGCCCCACCAAGGTCCTTGAAATGGACGGATTTGTCGTAAAGGTCGCCAATCCCGAGGCATGCATTGCGTGCAACCAGTGCGAACTGCGTTGCCCCGACTTTGCCATCAAGGTCCACAAAAAATAG
- a CDS encoding ammonium transporter, with the protein MKKALSLILAAAGLLALPALALAEDVPTSEVAYVLNTFSFLVNGVLVMWMAAGFGMLESGLVRTKNVATICLKNIALFGVAGILFYLVGYNLMYAGVDGGFMGTFGLWGPDDAAAAGGDFSAGYAASSDWFFQMVFCGAACSVVSGCVAERIKLWGFIAFCVIMTGIIYPIQGSWGWGGGWLSEMGFLDFAGSTLVHSAGGWAALTGAIILGARKGKYAADGRVTPIPGSNMPLATLGTFILWMGWFGFNGGSVLALGTAGDSISMSNVMANTNLAACGGMIAAMILLQILYKKVDLTMALNGALAGLVSITAGPDTPTPGVAVLIGGVGGILVVLAVPLFDKLKIDDVVGALSVHLVCGIWGTLAVPLTNDEASFVTQLIGVASIGGFVVVTSALTWLLIKYTVGLRVSEEEEHRGCDTTELGLEAYPEFGRGSQGLR; encoded by the coding sequence ATGAAAAAGGCTCTTTCCCTCATTTTGGCGGCTGCGGGTCTGCTGGCCCTTCCCGCCCTGGCACTGGCTGAAGATGTCCCCACCAGCGAAGTTGCCTACGTACTCAATACCTTTTCTTTTCTGGTCAACGGCGTCCTGGTCATGTGGATGGCTGCCGGTTTCGGGATGCTCGAGTCGGGCCTGGTCCGGACCAAGAACGTGGCGACCATCTGCCTGAAGAATATCGCTCTCTTCGGCGTCGCCGGCATTCTCTTCTATCTCGTCGGCTACAATCTCATGTATGCCGGTGTCGATGGCGGATTCATGGGGACCTTCGGCCTCTGGGGTCCCGACGATGCCGCCGCGGCCGGTGGGGATTTCTCCGCCGGATATGCGGCCTCCTCCGACTGGTTCTTTCAGATGGTCTTTTGCGGCGCCGCCTGTTCGGTGGTCTCCGGCTGTGTCGCCGAGCGCATCAAACTCTGGGGTTTCATCGCCTTTTGCGTGATCATGACCGGCATCATCTATCCGATCCAGGGGTCCTGGGGATGGGGTGGCGGCTGGCTTTCCGAAATGGGTTTTCTCGACTTCGCCGGGTCGACCCTGGTGCATTCGGCCGGCGGCTGGGCGGCGCTCACCGGAGCCATAATTCTCGGTGCCCGCAAGGGGAAATATGCCGCCGACGGACGGGTCACTCCGATCCCCGGTTCCAACATGCCCCTGGCCACCCTCGGAACCTTCATCCTCTGGATGGGTTGGTTCGGTTTTAACGGCGGCTCGGTTCTCGCCCTGGGAACGGCCGGCGATTCCATCAGCATGTCCAACGTCATGGCCAACACCAACCTGGCCGCCTGCGGCGGGATGATCGCGGCGATGATTCTGTTGCAGATTCTCTACAAGAAGGTCGACCTGACCATGGCCCTCAACGGCGCCCTGGCCGGTCTGGTGTCGATCACCGCCGGACCCGACACCCCGACACCCGGAGTGGCGGTGCTGATCGGCGGCGTCGGCGGGATCCTCGTGGTCCTGGCGGTCCCCCTCTTCGACAAGCTCAAAATCGACGATGTGGTCGGCGCCCTTTCGGTGCACCTGGTCTGCGGCATCTGGGGAACCCTGGCCGTCCCCTTGACCAACGACGAGGCAAGCTTTGTCACCCAGCTCATCGGTGTCGCTTCCATCGGAGGCTTTGTTGTGGTGACCAGCGCCCTGACCTGGCTCCTCATCAAATACACCGTCGGTCTGCGGGTCTCGGAAGAAGAAGAGCATCGCGGCTGCGACACCACCGAGCTTGGCCTGGAAGCCTATCCCGAATTCGGCCGCGGGTCCCAGGGGCTCAGGTAG
- a CDS encoding inositol monophosphatase family protein, with amino-acid sequence MLEIARQAALEGGRVLMQKFGGNLRVDHKGATDLVTDADRGAEEAIVALIRGKFPRHDILAEEGDWGRCESRYRWIIDPLDGTTNFTHGFPWFAVSIALEVDGEVVLGVIFNPFYREMFVARKGEGAFLNDIQLRVSKTASLTESLLATGFPYDRKESRVNNYDHFVHFQQAAQACRRPGAASLDLAYVAAGRLDGYWEMKLKPWDMAAGKLIVEEAGGKVSDFDGGPLDIYGRECLASNGLIHGAMVEVLQKGERP; translated from the coding sequence ATGCTCGAAATTGCCCGACAGGCCGCCCTCGAGGGGGGGCGCGTGCTCATGCAGAAATTCGGCGGCAACCTCCGGGTCGATCACAAGGGGGCAACTGATCTGGTGACCGACGCCGACCGGGGTGCCGAAGAGGCGATTGTTGCCCTGATCCGCGGGAAATTCCCTCGCCATGACATCCTTGCCGAAGAGGGGGACTGGGGGCGTTGCGAGTCGCGCTACCGCTGGATCATCGATCCCCTTGACGGCACGACCAATTTTACCCACGGGTTTCCCTGGTTTGCCGTATCCATTGCCCTCGAGGTGGACGGAGAGGTGGTGCTCGGGGTGATTTTCAACCCCTTTTACCGGGAGATGTTCGTTGCCCGGAAGGGGGAGGGGGCCTTTCTCAACGATATCCAGCTCCGGGTGTCGAAGACGGCGAGCCTGACCGAGTCGCTGCTGGCAACGGGGTTTCCCTATGATCGCAAGGAGAGCCGAGTCAACAATTACGACCATTTCGTTCATTTCCAGCAGGCTGCCCAGGCCTGCCGGCGTCCCGGAGCAGCGAGCCTCGATCTGGCTTATGTGGCAGCAGGACGTCTGGATGGCTACTGGGAAATGAAGTTAAAACCCTGGGATATGGCGGCGGGGAAATTGATCGTCGAGGAGGCCGGTGGGAAGGTCAGCGACTTCGACGGCGGCCCATTGGACATTTATGGGCGGGAATGTCTGGCCAGCAACGGCCTGATCCATGGGGCCATGGTCGAGGTCCTGCAAAAAGGGGAGCGCCCCTGA
- a CDS encoding 2-oxoacid:acceptor oxidoreductase subunit alpha, whose protein sequence is MAKKVALLQGNEACAQGALYAGCTFFGGYPITPSTEVAEVLSIELPKIGGKFIQMEDEIGAMASVIGASLTGAKVLTATSGPGVSLKQELIGYACIAEVPCVIINVMRGGPSTGMPTGPGQSDVQQAKWGTHGDHAAIALVPASCQEIFSETVRAFNLAEKYRMPVQVLYDEIVGHSRERIEFPEPGDLEVIDRAAPSVSPEKYKPFDPSFGDVPPLAAFGTDYRFHVTGLNKAADGFPTTKANLVDDEQRRQVRKVDAATDIELNEEYLTEDAEVIIFAYGSTSRSARYAVNEMRKEGIKVGLFRPITLWPFPEKRIAALAQQAKAIVVAEMNLGQMVLEVERVAKGACQISFLGRVDGDPINPGQIMEKVKEVK, encoded by the coding sequence GTGGCTAAGAAAGTTGCTCTGTTGCAGGGAAACGAGGCGTGCGCCCAAGGCGCCCTGTACGCCGGCTGCACGTTCTTCGGCGGATACCCCATCACCCCTTCCACCGAAGTTGCGGAAGTTCTGTCCATCGAACTTCCCAAGATCGGCGGAAAATTCATTCAGATGGAAGACGAAATCGGGGCCATGGCCTCGGTCATCGGCGCTTCCCTCACCGGCGCCAAGGTCCTCACCGCGACCTCCGGCCCCGGTGTCTCCCTCAAGCAGGAACTGATCGGCTATGCCTGCATCGCCGAAGTCCCCTGCGTCATCATCAACGTCATGCGCGGCGGTCCTTCGACCGGCATGCCGACCGGCCCCGGCCAGTCCGACGTCCAGCAGGCCAAATGGGGGACCCACGGCGACCACGCCGCAATCGCCCTCGTCCCCGCCTCCTGCCAGGAAATCTTCTCCGAAACGGTCCGCGCCTTCAATCTGGCGGAAAAATACCGCATGCCGGTCCAGGTTCTTTACGATGAGATCGTCGGCCACAGCCGTGAGCGCATCGAGTTCCCCGAACCGGGCGATCTCGAAGTCATCGACCGCGCGGCTCCGTCCGTCAGCCCCGAGAAATACAAGCCCTTCGATCCCTCCTTCGGCGACGTTCCGCCGCTGGCCGCCTTCGGCACCGACTACCGCTTCCATGTCACCGGCCTGAACAAGGCTGCCGACGGCTTCCCGACCACCAAGGCCAACCTGGTGGACGACGAGCAGCGCCGACAGGTCCGCAAGGTCGATGCCGCCACCGACATTGAATTGAACGAGGAATACCTCACCGAAGACGCCGAAGTCATCATCTTCGCCTACGGTTCCACCAGCCGCTCTGCCCGCTACGCCGTCAACGAGATGCGCAAGGAGGGGATCAAGGTCGGCCTCTTTCGTCCCATCACCCTCTGGCCCTTCCCCGAAAAGCGCATCGCCGCTCTGGCCCAACAGGCCAAAGCCATCGTCGTTGCTGAGATGAACCTGGGACAGATGGTTCTCGAGGTCGAGCGCGTGGCCAAAGGTGCTTGTCAAATCAGCTTCCTCGGTCGTGTCGACGGCGACCCGATCAATCCCGGCCAGATCATGGAAAAAGTCAAGGAGGTTAAGTAA
- a CDS encoding 2-oxoacid:ferredoxin oxidoreductase subunit beta: MAFDYDKYLRPGKLPHIWCPGCGHGIAMKGLIRAIDACGLEKNNTAIVSGIGCASRLPGYVDFNTLHTAHGRGAAFATGVKMAKPEMTVIVVGGDGDGTAIGGNHFIHACRRNIDMTYVIFNNSIYGMTGGQFSPCTPTGALASTTVYGNPDPTFDISKLAIGAGATFVARTTSFHATQIDKLIAEGIQHKGMAVIEVLDDCPTTYGRRNKFRSVIDMMKKLKDNAVPVAAAAKMTAEQLEGKFLTGVLFKEERPEYTEQYAKVIAKAKAKGA, encoded by the coding sequence ATGGCTTTCGATTACGATAAATATCTCCGCCCCGGCAAATTGCCCCACATCTGGTGCCCCGGCTGCGGCCACGGCATCGCTATGAAGGGCCTGATCCGGGCGATTGACGCCTGCGGTCTGGAAAAAAACAATACGGCCATCGTCTCCGGTATCGGCTGCGCCAGCCGTCTCCCCGGCTACGTCGATTTCAACACCCTGCACACCGCCCACGGTCGTGGTGCCGCCTTCGCCACCGGCGTGAAGATGGCCAAGCCCGAGATGACCGTGATCGTTGTCGGCGGCGACGGCGACGGCACCGCCATCGGCGGCAACCACTTCATCCATGCCTGCCGCCGCAACATCGACATGACCTATGTCATCTTCAACAACAGCATCTACGGCATGACCGGTGGTCAGTTCTCACCCTGTACCCCCACCGGCGCCCTGGCCTCCACCACCGTCTACGGCAATCCCGATCCGACCTTCGACATCAGCAAGCTGGCCATCGGTGCCGGGGCAACCTTCGTCGCCCGGACCACCTCCTTCCACGCCACCCAGATCGACAAGTTGATCGCCGAAGGGATTCAGCACAAGGGGATGGCCGTTATCGAGGTCCTCGACGACTGCCCGACCACCTATGGTCGCCGCAACAAATTCCGCAGCGTCATCGACATGATGAAGAAGCTCAAGGACAACGCCGTTCCGGTTGCCGCCGCCGCCAAGATGACGGCCGAGCAGCTCGAGGGCAAATTCCTCACCGGCGTTCTCTTCAAGGAAGAGCGGCCGGAGTACACCGAGCAGTACGCCAAGGTCATCGCCAAGGCCAAGGCCAAGGGCGCCTGA
- a CDS encoding radical SAM protein encodes MIDKAAAIHYNGMAAVVCSVNPPPSSAIMRDTSTNHRFIVPMPGGLAVEAVYYDSGTLCVSCQAGCAVGCLFCASGSRGWLANLSAEEMLLQLTTARSLGCAPRRITVSGIGEPLHNYTEVERFMALCREAGLPVSLTTTGGPLDRLAEALVLEHNGLMLSVHAGKRATHRRLLPGAPDLDRLWEVIAGVWPHLSRRRRRKLGVNYLLLAGVNDSPEELEALVRRMEPFPEMTLHLLTLNAVAGSPFAAPAPEAFWEIRDTLSTCLPNVRLANRWRRQVEGGCGTLFVRSLDTPSDLQGQAFFTLQGKRISP; translated from the coding sequence ATGATCGACAAGGCGGCCGCCATCCATTACAATGGGATGGCGGCCGTTGTTTGTTCTGTCAATCCCCCCCCCTCGTCGGCGATTATGCGCGATACCTCAACCAACCACCGGTTTATCGTCCCCATGCCGGGCGGCCTGGCCGTCGAAGCGGTCTATTATGACAGCGGCACGCTGTGCGTTTCCTGCCAGGCGGGGTGCGCCGTCGGCTGTCTCTTTTGCGCCTCCGGGTCCCGGGGCTGGCTGGCCAACCTGAGTGCCGAAGAGATGCTCCTCCAACTCACCACCGCGCGCTCCCTTGGCTGCGCGCCCCGGCGCATCACAGTTTCCGGAATCGGTGAGCCGCTGCACAATTATACCGAGGTCGAACGTTTCATGGCTCTGTGTCGGGAGGCGGGGTTGCCGGTTTCCCTGACGACGACCGGAGGCCCTCTCGACCGTCTGGCCGAAGCTCTGGTTCTCGAGCACAACGGGTTGATGCTCTCCGTGCATGCCGGGAAGAGGGCAACCCACAGGCGACTCCTGCCCGGGGCCCCGGACCTCGACCGCCTCTGGGAGGTGATCGCCGGGGTCTGGCCCCACCTGTCCCGGCGCCGGCGGCGCAAGCTGGGGGTCAACTACCTGCTTCTTGCCGGCGTCAACGATTCCCCCGAGGAACTTGAGGCGCTGGTCAGACGGATGGAGCCCTTCCCGGAAATGACCCTGCACCTGTTGACCCTGAATGCCGTTGCCGGAAGTCCCTTTGCCGCCCCTGCGCCGGAGGCCTTTTGGGAGATCCGCGACACCCTCTCTACCTGCCTCCCCAATGTTCGGCTCGCCAACCGCTGGCGGCGTCAGGTCGAGGGAGGATGCGGAACCCTCTTCGTTCGATCCCTCGATACGCCCTCCGACCTGCAGGGGCAAGCCTTCTTCACTCTTCAAGGAAAGCGGATTTCTCCATGA
- a CDS encoding class 1 fructose-bisphosphatase: MSEPGKTRFQIDLRRYLREQEEDRDLIRLICEIAEASKYIVNSIRTGDLGVAGTSNLYGEQQLALDVLADRILRKRLFHSGVVANIVSEETDDIIPVSPDCEGKFSVAYDPLDGSSLVDVNLAVGTIVSIYAGCNLFQSGRNQVAALYILYGPRTTLVYSTGRGVHEFAMNQLMEYTLVRENVRVAPSGSIYSPGGQRNLYSAGTESFVRQLEENGAKLRYSGGFVPDINQILMKGKGVFLYPHLQGQPEGKLRLLYELNPMAFLMEQAGGAASTGRVPILDLVPTKIDDRAPVFIGCREDVARAESLVAAQG, translated from the coding sequence ATGTCCGAACCAGGCAAGACCAGGTTTCAGATCGATTTGCGCCGATATTTGCGTGAACAGGAAGAAGACCGGGACCTGATCCGGCTGATTTGTGAGATTGCGGAAGCCTCCAAGTACATTGTCAATTCGATTCGTACCGGAGATCTCGGGGTGGCCGGAACCTCCAACCTCTATGGTGAGCAGCAGTTGGCCCTCGACGTCCTTGCCGACCGCATCCTGCGCAAGCGTCTCTTTCACTCGGGGGTGGTGGCCAATATCGTCTCCGAAGAAACCGACGATATTATCCCCGTATCACCGGACTGCGAGGGGAAGTTTTCCGTGGCCTACGATCCCCTCGACGGTTCCTCGCTGGTTGACGTCAATCTCGCCGTTGGAACGATCGTCTCGATCTATGCCGGCTGCAATTTATTCCAGTCCGGCCGCAACCAGGTGGCGGCACTCTATATCCTCTATGGGCCGAGGACGACCTTGGTCTATTCGACGGGCCGCGGGGTTCATGAGTTTGCCATGAACCAGTTGATGGAATACACACTGGTGCGGGAAAACGTTCGGGTGGCGCCCAGCGGCAGCATCTATTCCCCCGGGGGGCAGCGCAATCTCTACTCGGCGGGAACGGAAAGCTTTGTCCGCCAGCTCGAGGAAAATGGGGCCAAGTTGCGATACAGCGGCGGGTTTGTCCCCGATATCAATCAGATCCTGATGAAAGGGAAGGGGGTTTTTCTCTATCCCCATCTCCAGGGACAACCTGAAGGAAAACTGCGGCTGCTCTATGAACTTAACCCGATGGCCTTCCTGATGGAGCAGGCCGGAGGAGCGGCATCCACGGGACGGGTGCCGATTCTCGACTTGGTGCCGACAAAAATCGATGACCGGGCTCCGGTCTTCATCGGCTGCCGCGAGGATGTTGCCCGCGCCGAATCCCTTGTCGCCGCCCAGGGGTAA
- the mdh gene encoding malate dehydrogenase — protein MARNKIALIGGGQIGGVLAQLCALRELGDVVLFDIVEGLPQGKCLDIAEAAPVDGFDINLKGTNDYADIAGSDVVIVTAGLPRKPGMSRDDLIEVNSKIMTSVSEGIKKYAPNSVVIIISNPLDAMVTLCQKITGFPYNRVIGQAGVLDSARFKAFIAWELGVSVKDVMAMTLGGHGDDMVPLVRYASVQGIPVMELLEQKYKSASKAKEVMEAMVKRTRGAGGEVVALLKTGSAFYSPASSAIAMAESILKDSKRVLPTCVYLNGEFGIKGYFVGVPTVLGAGGVEKILQFKLDAEEQAMMDKSVAAVKGLVDSMNL, from the coding sequence ATGGCCAGAAACAAAATTGCTTTGATCGGTGGTGGTCAGATCGGTGGCGTTCTTGCTCAGCTGTGTGCGCTGCGCGAACTCGGCGATGTGGTGCTTTTCGATATCGTCGAAGGCCTCCCCCAGGGCAAGTGCCTCGACATCGCCGAAGCGGCTCCGGTCGATGGTTTCGACATCAACCTCAAGGGGACCAACGACTACGCCGACATCGCCGGCTCCGATGTCGTCATCGTCACGGCCGGTCTCCCCCGCAAACCGGGGATGAGCCGCGACGACCTGATCGAGGTCAACAGCAAGATCATGACTTCGGTCTCCGAAGGGATCAAGAAGTACGCCCCCAACTCCGTTGTCATCATCATTTCCAACCCTCTCGACGCCATGGTCACCCTCTGCCAGAAGATCACCGGCTTCCCCTACAACCGTGTCATCGGCCAGGCCGGCGTTCTCGATTCGGCCCGGTTCAAGGCGTTCATCGCCTGGGAACTCGGCGTGTCGGTAAAAGACGTCATGGCCATGACCCTCGGCGGTCACGGCGACGACATGGTGCCGCTCGTCCGCTATGCCAGCGTCCAGGGGATTCCGGTCATGGAACTGCTGGAGCAGAAGTACAAAAGCGCCTCCAAGGCCAAGGAAGTCATGGAAGCCATGGTCAAGCGCACCCGCGGCGCCGGCGGTGAAGTCGTCGCTCTCCTCAAGACCGGCAGCGCCTTCTACAGCCCGGCCTCCTCGGCCATCGCCATGGCCGAATCGATCCTCAAGGACTCCAAACGGGTTCTTCCGACCTGCGTTTATCTCAACGGCGAATTCGGTATCAAGGGTTACTTCGTCGGCGTACCCACCGTCCTCGGTGCCGGCGGCGTGGAGAAGATTCTCCAGTTCAAACTCGACGCAGAAGAGCAGGCGATGATGGACAAATCGGTTGCTGCCGTCAAAGGTCTCGTTGACAGCATGAATCTCTAA